A region from the Acyrthosiphon pisum isolate AL4f chromosome A1, pea_aphid_22Mar2018_4r6ur, whole genome shotgun sequence genome encodes:
- the LOC100570240 gene encoding transmembrane protein 138 isoform X2 — translation MRLSEFRYTLVLVVQLALLAIDLLFNTFIHRYLANTGISILLFVLQDIGQLVAIAVLLITFFQTNIFQAGFIVLLFNEFRSTIITGVGYFILTLFVQVWTLTNRFKGQVYFYWPDGLYVFFVLHKFTSCLHYYLYKRTALCISDPKFYTDEWINHRINQESDQRSPKY, via the exons ATGCGACTGTCCGAGTTCAGGTACACCCTGGTGCTGGTCGTCCAGCTGGCGCTGCTCGCCATCGACCTGTTGTTCAACACGTTCATCCATCGGTACCTGGCCAACACGGGCATTTCCATTTTGCTCTTCGT GCTTCAAGACATCGGTCAGCTGGTCGCCATCGCGGTGTTGCTCATCACGTTCTTCCAGACCAACATATTTCAG GCCGGTTTCATTGTGCTGCTGTTCAACGAGTTCCGGTCGACCATCATCACCGGCGTcggttattttatactaacCCTATTCGTGCAGGTGTGGACACTTACGAACCGTTTCAAGGGCCAGGTGTATTTCTACTGGCCGGACGGACTTTACGTGTTTTTTGTCCTGCACAAGTTCA CTTCATGTTTGCATTACTACTTGTACAAAAGAACAGCCCTATGTATATCAGATCCCAAATTTTACACCGATGAATGGATTAACCATCGTATAAATCAAGAATCAGATCAGAGAAGTCCTAAGTATTGA
- the LOC100570240 gene encoding transmembrane protein 138 isoform X1, whose amino-acid sequence MRLSEFRYTLVLVVQLALLAIDLLFNTFIHRYLANTGISILLFVLQDIGQLVAIAVLLITFFQTNIFQAGFIVLLFNEFRSTIITGVGYFILTLFVQVWTLTNRFKGQVYFYWPDGLYVFFVLHKFNDVDMWSLTIRLMGLGTTKNDYRRQDYLHFFTYTYCYGLHLYRLPLFL is encoded by the exons ATGCGACTGTCCGAGTTCAGGTACACCCTGGTGCTGGTCGTCCAGCTGGCGCTGCTCGCCATCGACCTGTTGTTCAACACGTTCATCCATCGGTACCTGGCCAACACGGGCATTTCCATTTTGCTCTTCGT GCTTCAAGACATCGGTCAGCTGGTCGCCATCGCGGTGTTGCTCATCACGTTCTTCCAGACCAACATATTTCAG GCCGGTTTCATTGTGCTGCTGTTCAACGAGTTCCGGTCGACCATCATCACCGGCGTcggttattttatactaacCCTATTCGTGCAGGTGTGGACACTTACGAACCGTTTCAAGGGCCAGGTGTATTTCTACTGGCCGGACGGACTTTACGTGTTTTTTGTCCTGCACAAGTTCA atGATGTGGACATGTGGTCACTAACCATCCGGTTAATGGGACTAGGTACCACAAAAAATGATTATAGGCGCCAagattacctacattttttcacatatacatattgttatggATTACACTTATATAGActtccattatttttataa
- the LOC100161460 gene encoding nocturnin isoform X3 — MSENAAAMAVDHCLTCCPAVESTKYSDTFQMSAHDKRRLSGITRMGSFTSTVKIDNEDSQDKDLQFDNHMSYQQLLEYCRTHNNQWPNSQLIERTFSSIPYDQDSVEGNPVRVLQWNVLSQALGQNNDRFDSCPLEALEWKHRRCHMLEEILKHNPDIICLQEVDHFDFLSRALATQSYSGLFVPKPDSPCVYINDNNGPDGCAIFYKNDKFDLLEKHDKVLQVWTVHSNQVSLLLVLKDKSTQKELCVSTTHLKARKGALLSTLRNEQGKDLLQFISSHAADRPTIVCGDFNAEPTEPVYSTMCSCSYLPLDSAYKLSGSEPLYTSWKIRGGEGEVMHTIDYMFYTKHKLTVSNILDMPKEIDIGENRVPSMTYPSDHFSLISDFYFNNNTTNFCE, encoded by the exons ATGTCCGAAAACGCTGCAGCCATGGCCGTGGACCACTGTCTAACGTGCTGTCCGGCCGTGGAATCTACCAAATATTCCGACACCTTTCAGATGAGCGCACACGACAAGAGGAGACTGTCGGGGATTACTAg gATGGGAAGTTTTACATCTACCGTGAAAATTGACAATGAAGATTCCCAAGACAAAGATTTACAGTTTGACAATCATATGAGCTATCAACAATTACTCGAATATTGCCGTACTCACAATAATCAATGGCCTAACTCACAACTCATAGAAAGAACATTTTCGTCAATCCCATATG ACCAAGATAGTGTTGAAGGAAATCCTGTAAGAGTACTTCAATGGAACGTTTTGTCACAag catTGGGACAGAATAATGATAGATTTGACAGTTGTCCTTTAGAAGCTTTAGAATGGAAACATAGGAGGTGTCACATGCTTGAAGAAATTCTTAAACATAATCccgatattatttgtttacag GAAGTTGATCATTTTGATTTTCTCAGCAGAGCTCTAGCTACACAATCTTATAGCGGTCTATTTGTACCAAAACCAGATTCCCCATGTgtgtatataaatgataataatggaCCTGATGGTTGtgcaatattttacaaaaatgacAAGTTTGATTTGTTAGAAAAACACGATAAAGTATTACAAGTATGGACAGTCCACAGCAATCAg GTGTCATTACTATTGGTACTTAAAGATAAAAGTACACAAAAAGAATTATGTGTTTCTACAACTCATCTAAAAGCTCGTAAAGGAGCCTTGCTATCCACCTTGCGAAATGAACAAGGAAAAGATTTACTACAGTTCATATCTTCCCATGCAGCTGACCGTCCAACAATTGTCTGTGGTGATTTTAATGCAGAACCTACAGAACCAGTTTACAGTACCATGTGCAGTTGTTCTTATTTACCACTAGATAGTGCTTATAAGTTGTCTGGCTCAGAACCGCTGTACACCTCTTGGAAGATTCGTGGAGGCGAAGGCGAAGTTATGCATACCATTGACTACATGTTTTACACTAAACATAAATTAACTGTTAGTAATATACTAGACATGCCAAAAGAAATAGATATTGGTGAGAATAGAGTACCCTCTATGACCTATCCATCAGATCATTTTTCTTTGataagtgatttttattttaacaacaatacaacaaatttttgtgaataa
- the LOC100161460 gene encoding nocturnin isoform X4, translated as MYYLRCAENFTQETLMGSFTSTVKIDNEDSQDKDLQFDNHMSYQQLLEYCRTHNNQWPNSQLIERTFSSIPYDQDSVEGNPVRVLQWNVLSQALGQNNDRFDSCPLEALEWKHRRCHMLEEILKHNPDIICLQEVDHFDFLSRALATQSYSGLFVPKPDSPCVYINDNNGPDGCAIFYKNDKFDLLEKHDKVLQVWTVHSNQVSLLLVLKDKSTQKELCVSTTHLKARKGALLSTLRNEQGKDLLQFISSHAADRPTIVCGDFNAEPTEPVYSTMCSCSYLPLDSAYKLSGSEPLYTSWKIRGGEGEVMHTIDYMFYTKHKLTVSNILDMPKEIDIGENRVPSMTYPSDHFSLISDFYFNNNTTNFCE; from the exons ATGTACTACTTGCGGTGCGCAGAGAATTTCACACAAGAAACATT gATGGGAAGTTTTACATCTACCGTGAAAATTGACAATGAAGATTCCCAAGACAAAGATTTACAGTTTGACAATCATATGAGCTATCAACAATTACTCGAATATTGCCGTACTCACAATAATCAATGGCCTAACTCACAACTCATAGAAAGAACATTTTCGTCAATCCCATATG ACCAAGATAGTGTTGAAGGAAATCCTGTAAGAGTACTTCAATGGAACGTTTTGTCACAag catTGGGACAGAATAATGATAGATTTGACAGTTGTCCTTTAGAAGCTTTAGAATGGAAACATAGGAGGTGTCACATGCTTGAAGAAATTCTTAAACATAATCccgatattatttgtttacag GAAGTTGATCATTTTGATTTTCTCAGCAGAGCTCTAGCTACACAATCTTATAGCGGTCTATTTGTACCAAAACCAGATTCCCCATGTgtgtatataaatgataataatggaCCTGATGGTTGtgcaatattttacaaaaatgacAAGTTTGATTTGTTAGAAAAACACGATAAAGTATTACAAGTATGGACAGTCCACAGCAATCAg GTGTCATTACTATTGGTACTTAAAGATAAAAGTACACAAAAAGAATTATGTGTTTCTACAACTCATCTAAAAGCTCGTAAAGGAGCCTTGCTATCCACCTTGCGAAATGAACAAGGAAAAGATTTACTACAGTTCATATCTTCCCATGCAGCTGACCGTCCAACAATTGTCTGTGGTGATTTTAATGCAGAACCTACAGAACCAGTTTACAGTACCATGTGCAGTTGTTCTTATTTACCACTAGATAGTGCTTATAAGTTGTCTGGCTCAGAACCGCTGTACACCTCTTGGAAGATTCGTGGAGGCGAAGGCGAAGTTATGCATACCATTGACTACATGTTTTACACTAAACATAAATTAACTGTTAGTAATATACTAGACATGCCAAAAGAAATAGATATTGGTGAGAATAGAGTACCCTCTATGACCTATCCATCAGATCATTTTTCTTTGataagtgatttttattttaacaacaatacaacaaatttttgtgaataa
- the LOC100161460 gene encoding nocturnin isoform X2: MIRPIVRTTALAVPRKLGPKKFYSSSVNGDGSKASVKTRAATMLKYIWMGSFTSTVKIDNEDSQDKDLQFDNHMSYQQLLEYCRTHNNQWPNSQLIERTFSSIPYDQDSVEGNPVRVLQWNVLSQALGQNNDRFDSCPLEALEWKHRRCHMLEEILKHNPDIICLQEVDHFDFLSRALATQSYSGLFVPKPDSPCVYINDNNGPDGCAIFYKNDKFDLLEKHDKVLQVWTVHSNQVSLLLVLKDKSTQKELCVSTTHLKARKGALLSTLRNEQGKDLLQFISSHAADRPTIVCGDFNAEPTEPVYSTMCSCSYLPLDSAYKLSGSEPLYTSWKIRGGEGEVMHTIDYMFYTKHKLTVSNILDMPKEIDIGENRVPSMTYPSDHFSLISDFYFNNNTTNFCE, from the exons ATGATTAGACCGATTGTGCGCACCACCGCCCTTGCGGTGCCACGAAAACTGGGTCCAAAGAAATTCTATTCCTCTAGCGTTAACGGTGACGGGTCTAAAGCGTCTGTCAAGACGAGAGCAGCgactatgttaaaatatatttg gATGGGAAGTTTTACATCTACCGTGAAAATTGACAATGAAGATTCCCAAGACAAAGATTTACAGTTTGACAATCATATGAGCTATCAACAATTACTCGAATATTGCCGTACTCACAATAATCAATGGCCTAACTCACAACTCATAGAAAGAACATTTTCGTCAATCCCATATG ACCAAGATAGTGTTGAAGGAAATCCTGTAAGAGTACTTCAATGGAACGTTTTGTCACAag catTGGGACAGAATAATGATAGATTTGACAGTTGTCCTTTAGAAGCTTTAGAATGGAAACATAGGAGGTGTCACATGCTTGAAGAAATTCTTAAACATAATCccgatattatttgtttacag GAAGTTGATCATTTTGATTTTCTCAGCAGAGCTCTAGCTACACAATCTTATAGCGGTCTATTTGTACCAAAACCAGATTCCCCATGTgtgtatataaatgataataatggaCCTGATGGTTGtgcaatattttacaaaaatgacAAGTTTGATTTGTTAGAAAAACACGATAAAGTATTACAAGTATGGACAGTCCACAGCAATCAg GTGTCATTACTATTGGTACTTAAAGATAAAAGTACACAAAAAGAATTATGTGTTTCTACAACTCATCTAAAAGCTCGTAAAGGAGCCTTGCTATCCACCTTGCGAAATGAACAAGGAAAAGATTTACTACAGTTCATATCTTCCCATGCAGCTGACCGTCCAACAATTGTCTGTGGTGATTTTAATGCAGAACCTACAGAACCAGTTTACAGTACCATGTGCAGTTGTTCTTATTTACCACTAGATAGTGCTTATAAGTTGTCTGGCTCAGAACCGCTGTACACCTCTTGGAAGATTCGTGGAGGCGAAGGCGAAGTTATGCATACCATTGACTACATGTTTTACACTAAACATAAATTAACTGTTAGTAATATACTAGACATGCCAAAAGAAATAGATATTGGTGAGAATAGAGTACCCTCTATGACCTATCCATCAGATCATTTTTCTTTGataagtgatttttattttaacaacaatacaacaaatttttgtgaataa
- the LOC100161460 gene encoding nocturnin isoform X5 translates to MGSFTSTVKIDNEDSQDKDLQFDNHMSYQQLLEYCRTHNNQWPNSQLIERTFSSIPYDQDSVEGNPVRVLQWNVLSQALGQNNDRFDSCPLEALEWKHRRCHMLEEILKHNPDIICLQEVDHFDFLSRALATQSYSGLFVPKPDSPCVYINDNNGPDGCAIFYKNDKFDLLEKHDKVLQVWTVHSNQVSLLLVLKDKSTQKELCVSTTHLKARKGALLSTLRNEQGKDLLQFISSHAADRPTIVCGDFNAEPTEPVYSTMCSCSYLPLDSAYKLSGSEPLYTSWKIRGGEGEVMHTIDYMFYTKHKLTVSNILDMPKEIDIGENRVPSMTYPSDHFSLISDFYFNNNTTNFCE, encoded by the exons ATGGGAAGTTTTACATCTACCGTGAAAATTGACAATGAAGATTCCCAAGACAAAGATTTACAGTTTGACAATCATATGAGCTATCAACAATTACTCGAATATTGCCGTACTCACAATAATCAATGGCCTAACTCACAACTCATAGAAAGAACATTTTCGTCAATCCCATATG ACCAAGATAGTGTTGAAGGAAATCCTGTAAGAGTACTTCAATGGAACGTTTTGTCACAag catTGGGACAGAATAATGATAGATTTGACAGTTGTCCTTTAGAAGCTTTAGAATGGAAACATAGGAGGTGTCACATGCTTGAAGAAATTCTTAAACATAATCccgatattatttgtttacag GAAGTTGATCATTTTGATTTTCTCAGCAGAGCTCTAGCTACACAATCTTATAGCGGTCTATTTGTACCAAAACCAGATTCCCCATGTgtgtatataaatgataataatggaCCTGATGGTTGtgcaatattttacaaaaatgacAAGTTTGATTTGTTAGAAAAACACGATAAAGTATTACAAGTATGGACAGTCCACAGCAATCAg GTGTCATTACTATTGGTACTTAAAGATAAAAGTACACAAAAAGAATTATGTGTTTCTACAACTCATCTAAAAGCTCGTAAAGGAGCCTTGCTATCCACCTTGCGAAATGAACAAGGAAAAGATTTACTACAGTTCATATCTTCCCATGCAGCTGACCGTCCAACAATTGTCTGTGGTGATTTTAATGCAGAACCTACAGAACCAGTTTACAGTACCATGTGCAGTTGTTCTTATTTACCACTAGATAGTGCTTATAAGTTGTCTGGCTCAGAACCGCTGTACACCTCTTGGAAGATTCGTGGAGGCGAAGGCGAAGTTATGCATACCATTGACTACATGTTTTACACTAAACATAAATTAACTGTTAGTAATATACTAGACATGCCAAAAGAAATAGATATTGGTGAGAATAGAGTACCCTCTATGACCTATCCATCAGATCATTTTTCTTTGataagtgatttttattttaacaacaatacaacaaatttttgtgaataa
- the LOC100161460 gene encoding nocturnin isoform X1 has product MEKPCRYDLSAIKRSLELAETLASVSLMTSPAARRRLQARSVELGLRPGQPYEPPRELLLYLVRMGSFTSTVKIDNEDSQDKDLQFDNHMSYQQLLEYCRTHNNQWPNSQLIERTFSSIPYDQDSVEGNPVRVLQWNVLSQALGQNNDRFDSCPLEALEWKHRRCHMLEEILKHNPDIICLQEVDHFDFLSRALATQSYSGLFVPKPDSPCVYINDNNGPDGCAIFYKNDKFDLLEKHDKVLQVWTVHSNQVSLLLVLKDKSTQKELCVSTTHLKARKGALLSTLRNEQGKDLLQFISSHAADRPTIVCGDFNAEPTEPVYSTMCSCSYLPLDSAYKLSGSEPLYTSWKIRGGEGEVMHTIDYMFYTKHKLTVSNILDMPKEIDIGENRVPSMTYPSDHFSLISDFYFNNNTTNFCE; this is encoded by the exons ATGGAAAAGCCGTGTCGGTATGACTTATCCGCAATTAAACGGTCACTGGAGTTGGCTGAAACTCTTGCCAGTGTTAGCTTGATGACATCGCCAGCTGCAAGAAGACGATTACAAGCAAGGAGTGTTGAATTAGGACTAAGACCAGGCCAACCATATGAACCACCCAGagaattacttttatatttagttag gATGGGAAGTTTTACATCTACCGTGAAAATTGACAATGAAGATTCCCAAGACAAAGATTTACAGTTTGACAATCATATGAGCTATCAACAATTACTCGAATATTGCCGTACTCACAATAATCAATGGCCTAACTCACAACTCATAGAAAGAACATTTTCGTCAATCCCATATG ACCAAGATAGTGTTGAAGGAAATCCTGTAAGAGTACTTCAATGGAACGTTTTGTCACAag catTGGGACAGAATAATGATAGATTTGACAGTTGTCCTTTAGAAGCTTTAGAATGGAAACATAGGAGGTGTCACATGCTTGAAGAAATTCTTAAACATAATCccgatattatttgtttacag GAAGTTGATCATTTTGATTTTCTCAGCAGAGCTCTAGCTACACAATCTTATAGCGGTCTATTTGTACCAAAACCAGATTCCCCATGTgtgtatataaatgataataatggaCCTGATGGTTGtgcaatattttacaaaaatgacAAGTTTGATTTGTTAGAAAAACACGATAAAGTATTACAAGTATGGACAGTCCACAGCAATCAg GTGTCATTACTATTGGTACTTAAAGATAAAAGTACACAAAAAGAATTATGTGTTTCTACAACTCATCTAAAAGCTCGTAAAGGAGCCTTGCTATCCACCTTGCGAAATGAACAAGGAAAAGATTTACTACAGTTCATATCTTCCCATGCAGCTGACCGTCCAACAATTGTCTGTGGTGATTTTAATGCAGAACCTACAGAACCAGTTTACAGTACCATGTGCAGTTGTTCTTATTTACCACTAGATAGTGCTTATAAGTTGTCTGGCTCAGAACCGCTGTACACCTCTTGGAAGATTCGTGGAGGCGAAGGCGAAGTTATGCATACCATTGACTACATGTTTTACACTAAACATAAATTAACTGTTAGTAATATACTAGACATGCCAAAAGAAATAGATATTGGTGAGAATAGAGTACCCTCTATGACCTATCCATCAGATCATTTTTCTTTGataagtgatttttattttaacaacaatacaacaaatttttgtgaataa